The window TCTGACGTCAGAAATTGCTTTAATTTCAGCGCCTTTCACATATTTTGTAATACTTTCAGAATGTACGCGACCAATACGACCGGCGCCGATAATACCTACTTTAATCATAATTAGATCCCCGCTGTTTCTTTAATGTATTTACGGCCTTTGACGGCGTATTCAAATGGGTTAGCGATGGCTGGGTCTTGTTCTGCCTCAACCACCATCCAGCCTTTATAATTGTGTTTTTCAAGAATATCAAAAATTGGTCTGAAATCGATTACACCATCACCTGGTACGGTAAATGTGCCTTTGCGAACACCTTCTAAAAAGCTAAGATCATTTGCTTTTACTTCAGCCACGACTTCATCACGCACATCTTTTAAATGCACGTGGCAAATTCGGTCTATGTATTTTTCTAATACGTCTAGCATCGCTTTTTGTGAGCCTTCAGAATAATAGATATGACCAGAATCAAATAACAAATACACGTCATCGTTAACGACTGCCATATATTTATCAATTTCAGCCGGAGTTTGAATACCTGTACCCATGTGATGATGCAGGCATACTTTCATTCCTTTTTCAGCTGCTAATTTGGCTAGTTCATTATAGCCCTCAGCAAGGAGCTGCCATTCTTCTTCAGTAAAAACAGTTTTTTCTTTAAAAACAGCTTTTGTTGTGCCTTGGATACTACGGCTTTGTTCTGAACAGCCAATAACCTTAGCTCCCATAGCATGAAGAAAATCTCGATGTTTAATGAATTCTTTGATCGTTTCTTCTTTTTTGCCATCTACAAAAAAGGTACTAAACCAAGCATTACAAATTTGAATTCCACGAACACTCAATTTGTGTTTTAGCACTTCCACATCGCGCGGATATTTATTCCCGACCTCGCATCCAGTAAAACCGGCCAGCGCCATTTCACTAACACATTGTTCAAAGGTATTTTCTTTGCCAAGATCAGGCATATCATCGTTAGTCCAACCAATTGGCGCGATACCTAATTTCACGTTTTCAGCTTTCATAGTTTTTCCTTCTCGAAAGAGTGGTTAAATTGGAGATAAATCAATAGCGTCTCGCTTCGTTAATGTGTTTCACACTATTTTCATGAGCCTTACGGATAGTCTCTTTTTCAGAAACCTCTGCTACGCCGACGTGCCACCAACTGCCGTAACCATGTATCATGGTTTTTGGTAGTACTTTGATATCAATTAAGGTGGAAACATTTTGTTTTTTAGCATCTGCTAAGGCTTCGTACAATTCTTCTTCTGTTGTGACTTTGTAGGTTTTACATCCATAAGAAGCAGCGTTCATGGCAAAATCGACAGGTACGAATCCACCATCTAATTTGTTAGTTTGTGGATTTCTGAAACGGAATTCTGTCGCAAAGCTATCCATACCATTGCCGATTTGTAAGTTGTTAATACATCCGTTAGTCATATTGTCGAATAACACGACGTTAATTTTTTTATTTTCTTGTATGGATGTGACAAGTTCAGAATGAAGCATCATATAAGAACCATCACCTAATAAGGCATAAACCTCTTTTTCTGGTTGAGCTAATTTTGCTCCTAAAGCCGCATTGACTTCATAGCCCATACAAGAATAACCATATTCTAAATGGTAGGTATTTTCACCTTTAGATTGCCACGCTCTTTGCAAGTCGCCAGGTAAGCTACCAGCCGCCCCTACAATGATATCGTTTTCACCTAAGGTCTCATTGAGAATGCCTAGAACACGGCTTTGTGTTAAGCAAGATTGAGTAAGCTTAATAAATTCCTCATAAACTTTTTCTCGATCCAAGGCATCATTCACTTCTGGGATGAAATCTTTTTCAGTGTAAGTCGCGTGATAAATACGTTGTAATTCCTGTTTAAATTGAGCTTTAGCTTCACTAATTGAATTGCCCCATTGTGCACGATAACGATAACCTGTTGGTGATAGAAGTGCGGTGAGTTTTTCTAGCGTTTCTTTCGCATCTGCAACCACTTGAATGCCATCTAATTTATAAGCATCAAAACGGGCAATGTTAATATTTAGGAATTTCACATTTGGATTTTGAAAGATCCATTTAGAGGAAGTAGTGAAATCCGTATAGCGAGTACCAATACCGATAATGAGGTCTGCCTCTTTTGCCAAGAGATTAGCGGCTAAACAACCTGTTTCACCGACACCGCCAACGTTAAAACTGTGTTCAGAAACGACCGCACTTTTACCCGCTTGTGTTTCTGCAAAAGGAATATGGAATGTTTCTGCAAAGTGTTTGAGTTGTTCTGCGGCTTCTGAATAACGCACACCACCACCACAAATAATTAATGGTTTTTTCGAACTCATAATAAGCTCAATGGCAGATTTCAACATCGGCTCAGTTGGTAGTGTTCTTTCAATTCTGTGAACCCGTTTTTGTAGAAAATATTCAGGGAAATCATAGGCTTCAGCTTGAACATCTTGCGGTAGTGCAAGAGTTACTGCACCGGTATCTGCTGGGTCAGTTAATACTCGCATGGCATTAATACAGGCAGTCATCAATTGCTCAGGACGGCTAACACGGTCCCAATATTTGCTTACTGCTTTAAATGCATCATTTGTGCTAATGCTTAAGTCGTGAAATTGCTCAATTTGTTGTAAAACAGGATCAGGTTGGCGGGTTGCAAACACATCACCCGGTAAAAGAAGAAGTGGGATACGATTGGCGGTTGCGGTTGCGGCTGCGGTAATCATATTGGCCGCACCAGGCCCAACAGAAGAGGTGCACGCATAAATTTTTTTGCGTAGATTTTGCTTTGCAAAACCAATGGCCACATGAGCCATACCTTGTTCATTACGCCCTTGACGAACGATGAGATTACCGCTGTCTTGTTCTAATGCTTGACCAATACCTAATACATTGCCATGTCCAAAAATACCAAATATACCTTCAACAAATTTAGTGACTTTACCGTCAAACTCAATATATTGATTATCAAGGAATTTTATTAGCGCTTGTGCCACAGTTAGTCTTACAGTTTTCATTGTAATCTCCTTTTAGGGTAACTTGCATTAGTGCTAGTATATAAGCATTCTTCTAATTTTAAATATTTTTGAAATAAAAATTTCATTTTTGAGACATAGATCAAACTTTTTTTAGCATGAGAATTCGATTTTATAAATGAAGGTTAGACAGTGTAGTAAACAGGATTGTTTTAAATGTAGTAGAACAGTTTTTAGATATTGATTTTGTGATTAATGTCTAAAAAATGAAATTTCGTTATTGCTTTTTTTGAAATATATGTTTCAATTTGTGTTGGCGAAGCAACTTTATTAATTAGAAGGAATGGCATTATGAAAACGGTAGAAAAAACACTAGACCTCATTTGTCTCGGTCGCGTAGCTGTTGATCTTTATGCGCAACAAATTGGTGCGAGATTAGAAGATGCATCTTCTTTTTCCAAATATCTAGGTGGATCTTCAGGTAATGTTGCCTATGGAACTGCTGTGCAAGGTGTGAAATCCTCAATGCTAGCACGAGTTGGGGATGAGCATATGGGCCGTTTCTTGCGTGAAGAATTACAGCGTGTTGGCGTAGATACCAGTCATCTCATTACGGATAAAGAGCGCCTAACCGGACTTGTCATTTTAGGTATTAAAGATCAGGACACATTCCCATTAATTTTCTATCGTGAAAATTGTGCTGATATGGCTATTACAAAAGAAGACTTTGATGAAAGCTATATTGCCTCTGCTAGAGCATTAGCTATCACAGGGACGCATTTATCCCATCCGAAAACCAGAGAAGCCGTGTTAACCGGATTAGAGTATGCCGGTAGAAATAATACGAAACGCTTGTTAGATATTGATTATCGCCCGGTATTATGGGGACTAACTTCTCTTGGTGATGGTGAAACTCGCTTTATTGATTCAGAAGCAGTGACAAAATCGTTACAAGAAGTATTACATCATTTTGATGTACTCGTGGGTACCGAAGAAGAATTTCATATTGCTGGTGGTTCAACTGATACATTAACCGCACTTAAAAATGTGCGTAAGTTCAGCCATGCTGTTTTGGTTTGTAAACGTGGCGCATTAGGTTGTTCAGTATTTGAAGGGGATATCCCTGATGATTTGGATGGTGGATTAAATGTTTATGGCGTGAGAGTGGAAGTGCTGAACGTACTTGGTGCAGGTGATGCATTCATGTCAGGACTCATTCGAGGTTACATTAATAATGAAGGTTGGGAACAATCTTGTCGTTATGCAAACGCTTGTGGTGCATTAGTGGTATCTCGCCACGGTTGTGCTCCAGCCATGCCAACAAAAACCGAGTTAGATAATTACTTAGCTCGAGCAGAATCAGTACCTCGTCCAGATCTAGATCCACAATTAAATCATTTACATCGAGTGACTACCCGAAAAGCAAAATGGGATAATTTATGTATCTTTGCTTTTGATCATCGTAAACAGTTAGTTGATCTCGCTGAGAAATGTGGTGCAGATGTCAAACGAATTCCTAAATTGAAACAACTTCTCTTACAAGCTGCAGAAAGAACAGCACAAGAAGAGGGGATTTATGATGGACAAGCAGGAATTCTTGCTGATACTACTTTTGGGCAAGCTGCATTAAATGAAATTACGGGTAAACATTGGTGGATTGGCCGTCCAATTGAACTTCCTGCTTCTCGCCCATTACGTTTGGAATATGGTGATTTAGGTAGTCAATTAGCAAGCTGGCCACAAGAACATGTGGTGAAATGTTTGGTCTTTTACCATCCGAAAGACAGTATTGAAATGAAAACAGAGCAAGATGCAACATTAAAACAAGTGTATCAAGCTTGCTGTCGAACAGGACATGAATTGCTATTAGAAGTGATTTTACCTTCAGATATGGAACAAAATGAAGAATACTATGCTGAAATTATTACGCATTTCTATCATTTAGGCATTAAACCAGATTGGTGGAAATTACCAGGTGTTTCAGCAAAAGCTTGGGCGCATATTAGCGAAGTCATTCAAGCAAATGATCCATATTGCCGTGGAATCTTGATTTTAGGTTTGGATGCACCGGAAGATAAGTTTAAAGCAGTATTTGATGCATCAACCAATGCACCTTTAGTCAAAGGTTTTGCTGTAGGACGAACAATTTTCGGGCAACCATCAGGAGAGTGGTTAAGTGGAAAATTAACAGATGATGAGCTTATTGCTGAAGTGAGTGAAAGATACAGAAGACTCATTAAGCTTTGGAAATCTCATCAATAATTGTAAATGTAAAATGCCCCATCTTGGGGCATTTTTATTATTTGGTGTTTTTATCTTTTTCTTTTTCTAAACCTAATACAATTGCAAGTGTTTGTACTAAGGTCATTGTTGAACACTGAGAACGGAAGCCGAGTACTTGTGCTTCTTTGATAACAAATGCAATATCACTGAATGCGAGTAATGGGCTAATTTGGCTATCTGTAATAGAAATTTGTTTAATCCCTTTTTTAGCACAAACCTTACTAATATTAACCGTTTCAGCTGCATAAGGTGAGAAACTAATTGCGATAACAACGTCTCCTTCTTTGACTTGATTAAGCTGTTCATCAAACATTCCACCTAATCCATTAATTAAAAAAGAACGACAATCTAAGTGTTGTAAGGCATAGTTTAAATAGCAGGCAGCACTAAAAGAACGCTTTAATCCAATGATAAAAATATTATTGGCCTCTTTGAGAATTTTGGCTGCTTCATTAATTTGTTCATTTGTGGTTTGTTCGGCTAACTGATGTAACGCTTGGCTATTGGCTTGTGAGAAAATAGTCAAAATATCTTCTGGTGATTCTTCACCTTCTGATTTAGCAATTTTATGTGAAAGTTGAAGTCTTTCCGTGTAATTAGTGGTTTTTTCCATAAGATTTTCACGGAAGATTTGTTTCATTTCGTTAAAACCGGAAAAACCGAATTCAGAAGCAAAACGAATAAGCGTTGAAGGGGGAACATCAGCTTTTTCTGCAATAACGGCAACGGTATCAAAAACAATACTGTCGCTATTATCTAAGATATATTTTGCAACTTGTTTAAGTCTTTTACTTAAACTATCGTAACGAGTTTGTATTTCTGTTTGTAAATTGGTTAATTGAGATTTTTCTTTCATATAAAGTTATTTTTAGAATAAATGTTCGCAGATCTTATAGAGATGAACGAAAAATTCAAGAAAAAAGTGCGGTCAAAAATGATCGCACTTTTATTTCTTCACTTTAGTACTTTTAAATTACAAACCTAATACGGCAAATAACACCCAAACAGTGTAAATGGTTGCTAGACCGTAGAAGATAAATCCGCCTGCAGGCACGTGAATTTTAAGATCGTGCATCGCGTGATGGATACGGTGTAAACCACACCACATTGGGAAAATAGTTAAAACTAAGATAACTAATTTTCCGATCCAAGAATAAGCGAATGTAATTAGGTTATGTGGATTAATTAATCCGAATGGTAACAATAAACCAAGGATTAAGATTACCACAGGAAAGAAAATCGCACTGACAGTCCCGCCAGCACCAAACATCAACCATACTGGTGGTTCACCAGAGCGTTTTGGATTTTGTTCGACCATTTTTTCTCTCCCTACATATAAATTAAAATTAATGCGATAACACTAATCACCGCTGTAACTGCCCAAAGTGCATTTCTTAATACGTGATGTGGTAAACGTTCATTTTTAACAATGATGTTCATCACTTTTGGTGTCATCACGAAATAAGTTGCAGTGTGATATAAAGTCGCAATTAATGTAATGATATTTAAGATCACCACAATTGGATTTCTTAAGAAGCCAATGAAATCAACAATACCTAAGCCTGGTATAGGATTGCTTGCAAGGCAAAGTACGCCATAAAGCAATACGATACAGAACCATACGGCAAAGATAGAAGTTGCTTCACGCACCATATAAGCTTTGTAGAAATCCAATTTTTGCCACCAAGTAGCCGTCATTGGGCGAACATATTTTTTACGTTTACTTACTGTTACTGACATATTCTTCCCCTTAGCCTTTTGGTTTTAGCATTGAGATAACATAATCTTTGGCACTTTCCACTTTGCCTTGGTTAATTGCAGAAGCTGGATCCACGTGTTTTGGACACACTTCAGAACAATAACCGACGAAAGTACAGCTCCAAACACCGTTTTTACCATTTAATAATGGCATACGTTGTGCTTTACCATGGTCACGGTTATCAAGGTTGTAACGGTGTGCCATTGTAATTGCAGCTGGGCCTAAGAATTCAGGGTTTAAACCAAATTGCGGACAAGCGGCATAGCATAAACCACAGTTAATACACATTGAGAATTGACGATATTTTTCAAGCTGTGCTGGGGTTTGTTTAGTACGGCTAACTTGCAATTCTTTTGATGGATGTGGTTTACCATCTAATGCTGGTGCTTCGTTGCCAATAATATAAGGTTTAATTGCCTCTAAACTTTCGATAAAGTGGCTTAAATCAACCACTAAGTCGCGTTCAATAGGGAAGTTTGCTAATGGTTCAATACGCATGTGGCCGCTGTAATCACGTAAGAACGTTTTACAAGCCAATTTTGGTTTGTTATTGACCATCATCCCACAAGAACCGCAGATCGCCATACGGCAAGACCAACGATAAGAAAGAGACGGTTCAAGTTTATCTTTAATGTAACCTAACGCATCTAAAAGAGAGGTTTGGTTATCATAAGGTACTTGATAAGAGCTTAAATGTGGCTCTTGATCGTTTTCTGGGTTGTAGCGTAATACTTCTACAGTCATTACCGGTGAATTAGCCATTTGCTTGCTCCTTAGCTTTCGCAGCCGCTTCTGCCGCTTCTGCTTCAGCACCATAAACACGTTTTGCTGGTTGAGATTTAGTGATTTTCACCGGACTGTATTCAATACGCGGTGCATCATCGCCATTGTAGTAAGCAAGGGTGTGTTTTAAATAATTCACATCATCACGTTCGGTGTAGTCTAAGCGTTGGTGTGCACCACGAGACTCTTTACGTTCAATTGCAGAGTTGGCAATAGATTGTGCTACATCAAGGATGTAACCTAATTCTACGGTGTAAAGCACATCGGTATTGAATACGCTTGAACGGTCTGCAACACGAATACGTTTATAACGTTCTTTAAGCTCAGCAATTTTATCTACTGCTTTTTGCATGCTTTCTTGGTCACGGTAGATACCACAACCTTCCTCCATCACGGTACCCATTTCATCACGAATTTCAGACCAAGATTCATTACCTTCTTGGTCATAAAGCGCTTTGAGGCGAGCCACAACATCTTGCGCTTGAGCATCAATTGCTGCACGGTTTGCTGGTTGTGCATCCGCTGCACGTTGTGCGGCATATTCACCGGCAACACGGCCTAAAACCACTAATTCAGCAAGCGAGTTAGAACCTAAACGGTTTGCACCGTGTAAACCAGAAGACGCACATTCACCCACAGCAAATAAACCTTTAATACGAGTTTCGCTGTTGAAATCCACTTCGATACCACCCATGGTGTAGTGAACAACCGGACGAACTGGAATTGGTTCATTAACTGGGTTTACACCTTCATAAGCACTGGCTAATTCACAAATGAATGGAAGACGTTCATGTAAATATTTTTCACCTAAGTGACGTAAGTCAAGGTGAACCACATCAACACCTTTTGCAGTTTTTAAGGTGTTACCTTTTTTCCATTCTTGCCAGAATGCTTGTGAAACTTTATCACGTGGACCAAGTTCCATATATTTGTTTTCAGGTTTGCCGATTGGGGTTTCAGGGCCTAGACCATAATCTTGTAAATAACGGTAGCCGTTTTTATTCACTAAGATACCGCCTTCACCACGACAACCTTCAGTCATTAAGATACCGGTGTTCGGTAAGCCGGTTGGGTGATATTGGACGAACTCCATATCACGAAGAGGAACACCATGACGATATGCCATTGATAAACCATCACCGGTTACGATACCGCCGTTGGTGTTGAATTTAAATGCACGGCAGCCACCGCCAGTAGCAATAACCACTGCATTTGCATTGATTTGAACAAGTGAACCTTCCATCATATTCATCGCCACCATACCGCGAGCATGACCATCATCAACTAGGATGTCTAAAACAAAGTGCTCATCAAAGCGTTGAATTTGTGGATATTGAATGGATGTTTGGAAAAGAGTATGTAATAAGTGGAAACCGGTTTTATCTGCCGCGAACCAAGTACGCTCGATTTTCATCCCACCGAAACGACGCACATTCACATCACCATCAGCTTTACGGCTCCAAGGACAGCCCCAACGTTCAAGTTGAGTCATTTCTACTGGAGAATGTTCAACGAAGTATTCCACCACATCTTGTTCACATAACCAGTCACCACCGGCAACGGTATCGTGGAAGTGTTTATCGTAGGAATCTTCCTCT is drawn from Haemophilus parainfluenzae and contains these coding sequences:
- a CDS encoding succinate dehydrogenase/fumarate reductase iron-sulfur subunit — encoded protein: MANSPVMTVEVLRYNPENDQEPHLSSYQVPYDNQTSLLDALGYIKDKLEPSLSYRWSCRMAICGSCGMMVNNKPKLACKTFLRDYSGHMRIEPLANFPIERDLVVDLSHFIESLEAIKPYIIGNEAPALDGKPHPSKELQVSRTKQTPAQLEKYRQFSMCINCGLCYAACPQFGLNPEFLGPAAITMAHRYNLDNRDHGKAQRMPLLNGKNGVWSCTFVGYCSEVCPKHVDPASAINQGKVESAKDYVISMLKPKG
- the iolD gene encoding 3D-(3,5/4)-trihydroxycyclohexane-1,2-dione acylhydrolase (decyclizing); translation: MKTVRLTVAQALIKFLDNQYIEFDGKVTKFVEGIFGIFGHGNVLGIGQALEQDSGNLIVRQGRNEQGMAHVAIGFAKQNLRKKIYACTSSVGPGAANMITAAATATANRIPLLLLPGDVFATRQPDPVLQQIEQFHDLSISTNDAFKAVSKYWDRVSRPEQLMTACINAMRVLTDPADTGAVTLALPQDVQAEAYDFPEYFLQKRVHRIERTLPTEPMLKSAIELIMSSKKPLIICGGGVRYSEAAEQLKHFAETFHIPFAETQAGKSAVVSEHSFNVGGVGETGCLAANLLAKEADLIIGIGTRYTDFTTSSKWIFQNPNVKFLNINIARFDAYKLDGIQVVADAKETLEKLTALLSPTGYRYRAQWGNSISEAKAQFKQELQRIYHATYTEKDFIPEVNDALDREKVYEEFIKLTQSCLTQSRVLGILNETLGENDIIVGAAGSLPGDLQRAWQSKGENTYHLEYGYSCMGYEVNAALGAKLAQPEKEVYALLGDGSYMMLHSELVTSIQENKKINVVLFDNMTNGCINNLQIGNGMDSFATEFRFRNPQTNKLDGGFVPVDFAMNAASYGCKTYKVTTEEELYEALADAKKQNVSTLIDIKVLPKTMIHGYGSWWHVGVAEVSEKETIRKAHENSVKHINEARRY
- a CDS encoding MurR/RpiR family transcriptional regulator; this encodes MKEKSQLTNLQTEIQTRYDSLSKRLKQVAKYILDNSDSIVFDTVAVIAEKADVPPSTLIRFASEFGFSGFNEMKQIFRENLMEKTTNYTERLQLSHKIAKSEGEESPEDILTIFSQANSQALHQLAEQTTNEQINEAAKILKEANNIFIIGLKRSFSAACYLNYALQHLDCRSFLINGLGGMFDEQLNQVKEGDVVIAISFSPYAAETVNISKVCAKKGIKQISITDSQISPLLAFSDIAFVIKEAQVLGFRSQCSTMTLVQTLAIVLGLEKEKDKNTK
- a CDS encoding bifunctional 5-dehydro-2-deoxygluconokinase/5-dehydro-2-deoxyphosphogluconate aldolase gives rise to the protein MKTVEKTLDLICLGRVAVDLYAQQIGARLEDASSFSKYLGGSSGNVAYGTAVQGVKSSMLARVGDEHMGRFLREELQRVGVDTSHLITDKERLTGLVILGIKDQDTFPLIFYRENCADMAITKEDFDESYIASARALAITGTHLSHPKTREAVLTGLEYAGRNNTKRLLDIDYRPVLWGLTSLGDGETRFIDSEAVTKSLQEVLHHFDVLVGTEEEFHIAGGSTDTLTALKNVRKFSHAVLVCKRGALGCSVFEGDIPDDLDGGLNVYGVRVEVLNVLGAGDAFMSGLIRGYINNEGWEQSCRYANACGALVVSRHGCAPAMPTKTELDNYLARAESVPRPDLDPQLNHLHRVTTRKAKWDNLCIFAFDHRKQLVDLAEKCGADVKRIPKLKQLLLQAAERTAQEEGIYDGQAGILADTTFGQAALNEITGKHWWIGRPIELPASRPLRLEYGDLGSQLASWPQEHVVKCLVFYHPKDSIEMKTEQDATLKQVYQACCRTGHELLLEVILPSDMEQNEEYYAEIITHFYHLGIKPDWWKLPGVSAKAWAHISEVIQANDPYCRGILILGLDAPEDKFKAVFDASTNAPLVKGFAVGRTIFGQPSGEWLSGKLTDDELIAEVSERYRRLIKLWKSHQ
- the iolE gene encoding myo-inosose-2 dehydratase → MKAENVKLGIAPIGWTNDDMPDLGKENTFEQCVSEMALAGFTGCEVGNKYPRDVEVLKHKLSVRGIQICNAWFSTFFVDGKKEETIKEFIKHRDFLHAMGAKVIGCSEQSRSIQGTTKAVFKEKTVFTEEEWQLLAEGYNELAKLAAEKGMKVCLHHHMGTGIQTPAEIDKYMAVVNDDVYLLFDSGHIYYSEGSQKAMLDVLEKYIDRICHVHLKDVRDEVVAEVKANDLSFLEGVRKGTFTVPGDGVIDFRPIFDILEKHNYKGWMVVEAEQDPAIANPFEYAVKGRKYIKETAGI
- the frdD gene encoding fumarate reductase subunit FrdD; the encoded protein is MVEQNPKRSGEPPVWLMFGAGGTVSAIFFPVVILILGLLLPFGLINPHNLITFAYSWIGKLVILVLTIFPMWCGLHRIHHAMHDLKIHVPAGGFIFYGLATIYTVWVLFAVLGL
- the frdC gene encoding fumarate reductase subunit FrdC, which codes for MSVTVSKRKKYVRPMTATWWQKLDFYKAYMVREATSIFAVWFCIVLLYGVLCLASNPIPGLGIVDFIGFLRNPIVVILNIITLIATLYHTATYFVMTPKVMNIIVKNERLPHHVLRNALWAVTAVISVIALILIYM
- the frdA gene encoding fumarate reductase (quinol) flavoprotein subunit, whose product is MQTVNVDIAIVGAGGGGLRAAIAAAEANPNLKIALVSKVYPMRSHTVAAEGGAAAVIKEEDSYDKHFHDTVAGGDWLCEQDVVEYFVEHSPVEMTQLERWGCPWSRKADGDVNVRRFGGMKIERTWFAADKTGFHLLHTLFQTSIQYPQIQRFDEHFVLDILVDDGHARGMVAMNMMEGSLVQINANAVVIATGGGCRAFKFNTNGGIVTGDGLSMAYRHGVPLRDMEFVQYHPTGLPNTGILMTEGCRGEGGILVNKNGYRYLQDYGLGPETPIGKPENKYMELGPRDKVSQAFWQEWKKGNTLKTAKGVDVVHLDLRHLGEKYLHERLPFICELASAYEGVNPVNEPIPVRPVVHYTMGGIEVDFNSETRIKGLFAVGECASSGLHGANRLGSNSLAELVVLGRVAGEYAAQRAADAQPANRAAIDAQAQDVVARLKALYDQEGNESWSEIRDEMGTVMEEGCGIYRDQESMQKAVDKIAELKERYKRIRVADRSSVFNTDVLYTVELGYILDVAQSIANSAIERKESRGAHQRLDYTERDDVNYLKHTLAYYNGDDAPRIEYSPVKITKSQPAKRVYGAEAEAAEAAAKAKEQANG